The Vulpes lagopus strain Blue_001 chromosome 6, ASM1834538v1, whole genome shotgun sequence genome has a segment encoding these proteins:
- the HOMEZ gene encoding homeobox and leucine zipper protein Homez: MVRGWEPPPGPDRAISEGHKSENTMPPNKEASSLNSSPAGLICLPPISEELQLVWTQAAQTSELDGNEHLLQTFSYFPYPSLADIALLCLRYGLQMEKVKTWFMAQRLRCGISWSSEEIEETRARVVYHRDQLHFKSLLSFTHHAGRPPEEVPSSPMPPPEQMGLGIVPLTLSEPTQMKGLKVEPEESSELLSHQKAKEPLIAPGSGAFPHQSDFWQNLQSSGLSKGQSGRGPNQSHGLGSASWNHSTAIHQPYAREKPPPISLLTSSCKQESVSNMTPSSSSTSSSTFPVLANGATATSKPLQSLGCISQPLSPNEQALPPHLEPAWPQGLRHNSVPGRVGPAEYLSPDMQRQRKTKRKTKEQLAILKSFFLQCQWARREDYHKLEQITGLPRPEIIQWFGDTRYALKHGQLKWFRDNAVPGAPSFQDPAIPTPPPSTRSLNEWAETPPLPNPPPPPDIRPLERYWAAHQQLRESDIPQLSQASRLSTQQVLDWFDSQLPEPAEVVVCLDEEEEEEEEELPEDDEDEEEEEEDDDDDDDDDVIIQD, from the coding sequence CTATCTCTGAAGGGCACAAATCAGAAAACACCATGCCTCCTAATAAAGAGGCCAGCAGTCTTAATAGCTCCCCGGCGGGGCTCATCTGCCTCCCTCCAATCTCCGAGGAGCTACAGCTTGTGTGGACCCAAGCAGCCCAGACCAGTGAGCTGGATGGCAATGAACACTTGCTACAAACCTTCAGCTACTTTCCCTATCCCAGTCTAGCAGACATTGCCCTTCTCTGCTTACGCTATGGGCTGCAGATGGAGAAAGTCAAGACTTGGTTCATGGCCCAGCGCCTCCGCTGTGGCATTAGCTGGTCAtctgaagaaatagaagagaCTCGAGCCCGAGTGGTCTACCATCGGGACCAGCTCCATTTCAAATCCCTTCTGTCTTTTACTCATCATGCAGGGCGGCCCCCAGAGGAGGTGCCTTCTTCTCCAATGCCACCCCCAGAACAAATGGGTCTTGGAATAGTGCCCCTGACTCTTAGTGAGCCCACTCAGATGAAAGGATTGAAGGTAGAGCCTGAGGAGTCCTCAGAGCTGCTGAGTCACCAGAAGGCAAAGGAACCCCTGATTGCACCTGGCAGTGGGGCATTCCCCCACCAATCAGATTTTTGGCAGAATCTTCAAAGCAGTGGCCTCTCTAAGGGGCAGTCAGGCAGGGGTCCCAACCAGTCACATGGGCTAGGTTCTGCTTCCTGGAACCACTCCACAGCTATCCACCAGCCATATGCTCGGGAAAAGCCCCCCCCAATCTCACTACTTACTAGTAGTTGTAAGCAGGAGTCAGTATCTAATATgactccttcttcttcctctacctcttctTCCACTTTCCCGGTACTGGCTAATGGAGCTACTGCCACCTCTAAACCCCTCCAGTCACTGGGCTGTATCTCACAGCCACTGTCACCCAATGAACAGGCACTGCCCCCACATCTGGAGCCAGCCTGGCCTCAGGGGCTAAGACATAACTCAGTACCAGGTAGGGTTGGCCCTGCAGAGTACCTTTCCCCAGATATGCAACGCCAGCGAAAGACCAAACGCAAAACCAAAGAGCAGCTGGCTAtcctcaaatccttttttttacaGTGCCAGTGGGCACGGCGTGAGGATTACCATAAATTAGAACAGATCACTGGTTTACCTCGGCCTGAGATTATTCAGTGGTTTGGTGACACACGCTATGCCTTGAAGCATGGGCAACTAAAATGGTTTCGGGACAATGCAGTACCTGGTGCCCCTAGTTTCCAGGACCCAGCAATTCCCACACCCCCACCTTCAACCCGCTCCTTGAATGAATGGGCTGAGACACCACCTCTGccaaaccccccacccccaccggatATACGACCCTTGGAGAGGTACTGGGCAGCACACCAACAGCTACGGGAAAGTGATATCCCTCAACTGAGTCAGGCATCAAGGCTTAGCACCCAGCAGGTACTGGATTGGTTTGACTCTCAATTACCTGAGCCAGCTGAGGTGGTGGTTTGTCtagatgaagaggaggaagaggaggaggaagaactGCCAGAAGATgatgaggatgaagaggaggaggaggaagatgacgATGACGATGACGATGATGATGTGATCATACAGGACTGA